A genomic stretch from Homalodisca vitripennis isolate AUS2020 unplaced genomic scaffold, UT_GWSS_2.1 ScUCBcl_516;HRSCAF=2688, whole genome shotgun sequence includes:
- the LOC124370811 gene encoding uncharacterized protein LOC124370811, translating into MLFIVTLSSTLKSTEMLFNVTLSSTLRSTEMLSSVTLSSILKFTGVLFSVIQKNILTQIYKKLFDEEKDRKKWCCGEGSYKVHNLPPLDASFYSNRLFIERARAYNDLFAFCALEVTGGYRHPSGLAFFKIEGKMYHQVHSLDAPGQKFRTKGGDVQLSDEPSVNAHLEFEVTSRSTHGPVLGDRQTGIEVHAVLSNEDTITDPRKLTIWKKSDRRLSSVDLFSPLMEPFQYPLLYPQGNLGWHIGRLDNHGGKLSQYNYSRCLLLSDPRFSHFGRLSQAWQVEMFARYEEERLRFIRFSQTRSAAQNSLRIGPLDELLEAQRGRQAGGQVLGDITRDETVLGEGGVQAGKVYLPSSFTGGPRYMKVHYENAMGLVSRLGSPTFFLTFTFSATWEENKKACPHNSGRSDPSTACRIFQIKLGELLRDLRSGAMFSRPTSLRRRKPLERLRKLVLKHMIHGPCGTDHRTDFLCWDSAKGHCNKFYPKPACQTTHVDERGFVQYKRDYTNEGFITSRRRQIKVHDGWVVPYNSALLLKYEAHINLELASTRRVIKYLFKYLMKGGSLQNVTVTPLGKQEDEVEHYVTKRMVGASDACWRLLDFPVSKLEPTVECLPVHLEGKQSVVFRPRQLSDAVTQASSKLMVYFNRPHHETFDNVTYQTFYEKFMVHTKRPRTAELYEHPDGHHFVTTRQRGEKVCRLMWVSPNRGEQYYLRILLMSTPCRGYVDLLARGGPGCRTFQDVSGRSPQSRRPGGRRRRIQSRAARGIYVYDWT; encoded by the exons ATGCTGTTCATCGTTACACTGAGCAGCACCCTCAAGTCAACCGAGATGCTGTTCAACGTTACACTGAGCAGCACCCTCAGGTCCACCGAGATGCTGTCCAGCGTTACACTGAGCAGCATCCTGAAGTTCACAGGGGTGCTGTTCAGCGTTATACAGAAAAACATCCtgacacaaatttacaaaaa GCTGTTCGATGAAGAGAAGGATAGGAAGAAATGGTGTTGCGGTGAGGGATCTTATAAAGTCCATAATTTACCTCCTCTGGACGCCAGTTTCTATTCTAACCGTCTGTTCATCGAACGAGCCCGTGCCTACAATGACTTGTTTGCCTTCTGCGCTCTCGAGGTGACTGGGGGGTACCGTCATCCTTCAGGCCTCGCCTTCTTTAAGATCGAAGGTAAGATGTACCACCAGGTTCACAGTCTGGACGCTCCAGGTCAAAAGTTTAGGACCAAGGGAGGTGATGTCCA ATTGAGTGATGAGCCTTCAGTCAACGCTCATTTGGAATTTGAAGTGACCAGCAGATCTACCCATGGCCCTGTTCTTGGAGATAGGCAAACAGGCATTGAAGTGCACGCTGTATTGAGCAATGAAGACACCATAACTGATCCAAGAAAATTGACCATCTGGAAGAAGAGTGATAGGCGTCTGTCTTCCGTTGACCTCTTTAGCCCCTTAATGGAGCCTTTCCAATATCCGTTGCTCTATCCTCAAGGTAATTTAGGGTGGCATATTGGGCGCTTAGACAACCACGGGGGGAAACTTTCACAATACAATTACTCTAGATGTCTCCTCCTCTCCGATCCCCGTTTCTCGCATTTCGGCAGGCTGTCTCAAgcatggcaggtcgagatgttcgCGAGGTACGAGGAGGAGCGTCTAAGATTTATTCGTTTCTCCCAAACGCGTTCTGCTGCTCAAAATTCCTTGAGGATAGGACCACTGGACGAGCTCCTTGAAGCTCAACGGGGTAGGCAAGCTGGTGGGCAGGTTTTAGGCGACATCACCCGCGATGAAACAGTCTTGGGTGAGGGTGGGGTGCAGGCTGGAAAAGTTTACCTCCCAAGTTCGTTTACCGGTGGACCCAGATACATGAAGGTACATTACGAGAACGCAATGGGCCTTGTGTCTCGTCTGGGTTCACCTACGTTTTTCCTGACGTTCACCTTCAGTGctacttgggaggaaaacaagaaggCCTGCCCTCACAACAGCGGGCGCAGTGACCCCTCAACAGCCTGCAGAATCTTCCAGATTAAACTTGGCGAACTCCTCCGAGATCTGCGCAGCGGAGCAATGTTTAGCCGTCCG ACATCCCTTCGGAGGAGGAAGCCGCTGgaaagactcaggaagttggtgctgAAACACATGATTCATGGTCCATGTGGTACTGACcaccgcaccgacttcctgtgctgggactcTGCAAAGGGGCACTGCAACAAGTTCTACCCCAAGCCTGCCTGCCAAACCACCCACGTGGACGAGAGGGGGTTCGTCCAATACAAACGAGACTACACAAACGAAGGCTTTATCACATCACGGAGGAGACAGATCAAAGTGCATGATGGCTGGGTCGTTCCGTACAATTCCGCATTACTGCTCAAATACGAGGCGCACATAAACTTGGAGCTTGCTTCTACTCGTCGCGTAATCAAGTACCTCTTTAAGTACCTCATGAAAGGCGGTTCTCTCCAGAACGTAACCGTCACTCCCCTGGGGAAACAAGAGGATGAGGTCGAGCATTACGTGACGAAGAGAATGGTGGGTGccagcgacgcatgctggcgtcttcTCGACTTTCCTGTGTCAAAGCTCGAGCCCACCGTTGAGTGTCTTCCCGTGCATTTAGAGGGAAAACAAAGTGTTGTCTTTCGGCCGAGACAGCTCTCTGATGCAGTCACTCAAGCAAGCTCCAAGCTTATGGTCTACTTCAATCGCCCGCACCATGAAACTTTTGACAATGTCACGTACCAGACATTTTACGAGAAGTTCATGGTGCACACTAAGCGCCCACGTACTGCGGAATTGTACGAACACCCCGATGGCCATCACTTTGTAACGACTCGCCAGCGTGGTGAGAAGGTATGTAGGTTGATGTGGGTCTCTCCCAACCGAGGAGAACAATACTACCTTCGTATTCTACTTATGTCTACACCTTGCCGTGGTTACGTTGATCTTCTGGCTCGTGGCGGTCCTGGTTGCCGGACGTTTCAGGACGTTTCAGGACGTAGCCCGCAATCTCGGCGGCCTGGTGGAAGACGAAGAAGAATACAATCACGCGCTGCGCGAGGCATCTACGTTTATGACTGGACCTAG
- the LOC124370812 gene encoding ATP-dependent DNA helicase PIF1-like, translating into MAGGTTAHSMFRLPLDLGHGTGVWNITNGSQRAELIRAAQLIVFDEAPMAHRYIFEMIDRSLRDLMNSSVPFGNKIFICSGDFRQIAPVVEKARTPADVACVSLRASHLWRLFTLFSLTTPQRTSGSIDYSNFLLGVGNGTINPLLFGEGRERESLIPLTGVRCLTSLADLITDVFPPGVLRDPDLCARRAILSTLNVNVKEINGRILDLMDGRIHELRSADTVDREDDDGLDVDVNLLNQATGKGVPDHVLRLKVGSVCLIMRNLNIGDGLVNGTKVIVTAISSRLITVRLIGNTQPIGIPRITFRFAFAEGSPLRVCRRQFPLMLAYCMTGHKSQGQTIEYVGVDLRTDCFTHGQLYVLLSRVRRPDDIVVLVPDDRIVEGVAYAKNIVYDELLLNTD; encoded by the coding sequence ATGGCTGGAGGAACAACAGCACATAGCATGTTCCGACTCCCTCTAGACCTAGGTCACGGCACAGGTGTGTGGAACAtcaccaacgggtcccagcgagCAGAACTCATCAGAGCAGCACAGCTCATTGTGTTTGATGAGGCCCCGATGGCACaccgctacatcttcgagatgaTCGACAGATCCCTCCGGGATCTCATGAATAGTAGTGTGCCATTCGGGAATAAGATCTTCATCTGCTCCGGGGACTTCCGTCAGATTGCGCCCGTCGTTGAGAAGGCTCGCACACCAGCTGATGTCGCGTGCGTGTCACTTCGGGCGTCacatctgtggcgactgttcACACTATTTTCCCTGACGACACCCCAGAGAACTAGTGGTTCCATTGACTACTCCAACTTCCTCCTTGGAGTAGGCAATGGAACAATAAATCCTTTACTTTTTGGAGAAGGCCGCGAGAGAGAGTCTCTCATTCCCCTCACTGGGGTGAGATGCCTCACTTCTCTCGCGGACTTAATAACGGATGTGTTTCCTCCTGGTGTTCTGCGAGATCCTGATCTTTGTGCGAGACGGGCAATACTCTCAACTCTGAATGTGAACGTCAAGGAGATCAACGGTCGCATCCTAGACCTCATGGACGGGCGcattcatgagttgagaagcgcggACACCGTGGACAGAGAAGACGACGACGGGCTGGATGTGGACGTAAATCTCCTCAACCAGGCCACTGGCAAAGGAGTGCCAGATCACGTCCTGCGTCTCAAGGTCGGCTCCGTATGCTTAATCATGAGAAACTTAAATATCGGTGATGGACTCGTGAACGGCACCAAAGTCATTGTGACGGCGATCAGCAGCCGACTGATCACCGTCAGACTTATCGGCAACACGCAACCTATCGGAATTCCCCGGATTACGTTCAGGTTCGCGTTTGCCGAAGGATCGCCGCTCCGGGTTTGTCGCCGTCAGTTCCCCCTCATGTTGGCGTACTGCATgactggtcacaagagccaaggccAGACAATTGAGTACGTCGGAGTCGACCTGAGAACGGACTgcttcactcatggccagctctACGTCCTGTTGAGCAGAGTGAGACGTCCAGACGACATCGTCGTTCTTGTACCAGACGACAGAATAGTAGAAGGAGTCGCCTATGCAAAGAATATTGTATATGACGAGCTCCTTCTAAACACTGATTAA